The following coding sequences lie in one Caproicibacterium argilliputei genomic window:
- a CDS encoding TraX family protein, with translation MKTETFSAPAQRGLSASAIKWFAIACMLIDHIAWAFVPTLSAAGFALHAFGRITAPCMCFFLAEGYHYTHNVRKYLLRLGVFALLSWPCYSYFESGTLRPETGMIWTLFFSLLAILSYDRIQNTALRVLAIAGCIAATLLGDWPIFGVVFTLVFWIYRGDFKKQALGFILSALVCAAFFSQLRSMRLFAMQLCVLLALFPLALYNGRRGGETHPRLNKWAFYIFYPVHLLLLGLLEFPIS, from the coding sequence ATGAAAACAGAAACTTTCTCAGCGCCTGCACAGCGCGGGCTGAGTGCCAGCGCCATCAAGTGGTTCGCCATTGCGTGTATGTTGATTGACCATATTGCATGGGCATTTGTTCCGACACTTTCGGCGGCAGGCTTTGCCCTGCACGCCTTCGGCCGTATCACGGCGCCCTGTATGTGCTTCTTTCTGGCAGAAGGCTATCACTACACGCACAATGTGCGCAAGTACCTGTTACGGCTCGGCGTTTTCGCACTGCTGTCGTGGCCCTGCTATTCCTATTTTGAAAGCGGCACACTGCGGCCTGAAACCGGAATGATCTGGACGCTGTTTTTTTCTCTGCTGGCAATTCTTTCCTATGACCGGATTCAAAACACCGCGCTGCGCGTTCTGGCGATTGCCGGCTGCATAGCCGCCACGCTTTTGGGCGACTGGCCGATTTTTGGCGTGGTGTTCACGCTGGTATTCTGGATCTACCGCGGTGATTTTAAAAAGCAGGCACTGGGATTTATTCTTTCCGCCCTAGTCTGTGCGGCATTTTTCTCCCAACTGCGGTCGATGCGGCTGTTTGCCATGCAGCTGTGCGTTTTGCTGGCGCTTTTCCCACTCGCCCTGTACAACGGCAGGCGCGGCGGCGAGACACATCCGCGGCTGAACAAATGGGCTTTTTACATTTTTTATCCCGTCCATCTGTTGCTGCTTGGTCTGCTCGAATTTCCAATTTCTTAA
- a CDS encoding aconitate hydratase — translation MGLTIAQKIIREHLVSGEMTVGSDIGLKIDQTLTQDATGTMAYLEFEAMGVDRVKTEKSVAYIDHNTLQTGFENADDHRFIQSVAKKHGIWFSRPGNGICHQVHLERFGIPGKTLIGSDSHTPTGGGIGMLAIGAGGLDVAVAMGGGAYHINMPKMLRVNLTGRLPAWVSAKDVILKVLQVLTVKGGVGKIVEYAGEGVASLTVPERATITNMGAELGATTSIFPSDTVTRQFLAAQGREADWKPLSSDADAVYDEEITIDLSALEPMAACPHSPDNVKTVRELTGMKIDQVCIGSCTNSSYLDMMRVASILKGKTAADTVSLAIAPGSKQVYNMLAKNGALGDIIGAGARVLECACGPCIGMGQSPNSAGISLRTFNRNFEGRSGTADGQIFLVSPETAAASALTGVLTDPRTLGDEAAIPMPNAFLINDNMVIAPATPEDAKNVKILRGPNIKPFPTTTPLADSISAKALLKVGDNITTDHIMPAGAKILPYRSNIPYLSNFCFTVCDKEFPARAKEYGKGIIVGGQNYGQGSSREHAALVPLYLGIQAVLVKSFARIHCANLANAGILPLVFEAESDYDRIDEMDDLSLPQVRTELENAQPITVKNETKGFTFRAKAQLTNRQREMVLAGGLLNYTKQQNG, via the coding sequence ATGGGACTGACCATTGCACAGAAGATCATTCGGGAGCACCTAGTTTCCGGCGAGATGACCGTTGGCAGCGACATCGGGCTGAAAATTGACCAGACACTGACACAGGATGCCACCGGCACCATGGCGTATCTGGAATTTGAAGCGATGGGCGTTGACCGCGTAAAAACCGAAAAAAGTGTCGCGTACATTGACCACAACACGCTGCAGACCGGCTTTGAAAATGCGGACGACCACCGCTTTATTCAAAGTGTTGCAAAAAAGCACGGCATCTGGTTTTCCCGCCCGGGCAACGGCATCTGCCATCAGGTGCACCTGGAGCGCTTTGGTATTCCGGGCAAAACCTTAATCGGTTCCGACAGCCACACCCCGACCGGCGGCGGTATCGGTATGCTCGCCATCGGCGCGGGCGGACTGGACGTTGCCGTGGCAATGGGCGGCGGCGCGTACCACATCAATATGCCGAAAATGCTGCGTGTCAACCTGACCGGACGGCTGCCCGCATGGGTCAGCGCCAAGGATGTGATTCTAAAAGTTCTGCAGGTGCTGACAGTCAAGGGCGGCGTCGGCAAAATCGTAGAGTACGCTGGCGAAGGCGTTGCCTCGCTGACAGTTCCGGAGCGGGCAACCATCACCAACATGGGCGCGGAGCTTGGTGCAACCACCAGCATTTTCCCCAGCGATACTGTTACACGCCAGTTTTTGGCGGCGCAGGGGCGCGAAGCGGACTGGAAACCCCTTTCCTCAGATGCGGACGCTGTTTATGACGAGGAAATCACCATTGACCTTTCCGCACTGGAACCCATGGCGGCCTGCCCCCACAGCCCAGACAATGTAAAAACTGTGCGGGAGTTGACCGGTATGAAAATCGACCAGGTCTGCATCGGCTCCTGTACAAATTCCTCTTATCTGGACATGATGCGTGTTGCATCCATTCTCAAAGGCAAAACCGCCGCCGATACCGTCAGCCTGGCAATTGCCCCCGGCAGCAAGCAGGTGTACAATATGCTGGCGAAAAACGGCGCACTGGGCGACATCATCGGCGCGGGCGCGCGGGTGCTGGAGTGTGCCTGCGGCCCCTGCATCGGCATGGGGCAGTCCCCAAACAGCGCCGGCATTTCCCTACGTACTTTTAACCGCAACTTTGAGGGGCGTTCCGGCACGGCAGACGGTCAGATCTTCCTGGTCAGTCCGGAAACCGCAGCAGCCAGTGCACTGACAGGTGTGCTGACCGACCCGCGCACCCTGGGCGATGAGGCTGCGATTCCCATGCCGAACGCTTTCCTTATCAATGACAACATGGTCATTGCACCTGCCACCCCGGAAGACGCAAAAAATGTCAAGATCCTGCGCGGCCCGAACATCAAGCCGTTTCCGACCACCACGCCGCTGGCAGACTCCATTTCCGCTAAGGCGCTGCTGAAAGTTGGCGACAATATCACCACGGACCACATTATGCCGGCAGGGGCCAAGATTTTGCCGTACCGCAGCAATATCCCCTACCTCTCTAATTTCTGCTTCACCGTATGTGACAAGGAATTTCCGGCACGTGCAAAGGAATACGGTAAGGGAATCATCGTCGGCGGACAGAACTACGGGCAGGGTTCCTCCCGTGAGCACGCCGCACTGGTGCCGCTGTATCTGGGCATTCAGGCGGTGCTGGTAAAAAGCTTCGCGCGGATTCACTGTGCAAATCTGGCCAACGCGGGTATTCTACCGCTTGTATTTGAAGCAGAAAGCGACTACGACCGCATTGACGAAATGGACGACCTTTCCCTGCCGCAGGTACGCACGGAACTGGAAAACGCACAGCCGATTACGGTAAAGAATGAAACCAAAGGCTTTACTTTCCGGGCAAAGGCTCAGCTCACAAACCGGCAGCGCGAAATGGTTTTGGCGGGTGGTCTGCTAAACTACACCAAGCAGCAAAACGGATGA
- a CDS encoding redox-sensing transcriptional repressor Rex, producing MPKRENISMSVIRRLPRYYRFLNQLKRDGVTRISSTELSGKLGLTASQIRQDLNCFGGFGQQGYGYIVEQLAAEIGHILGVEHNYRTVLFGAGNLGRAIAAHMNFEQLGFELIGIFDDAPQKIGTVIRGMEVLNTACFENFCKEKKPEMAVLCIPRTAVEATVDRLYPLGIHNYWNFSHYDINMKYPNAVVENVHLNDSLLTLCYCISNAPEAQKPQKVQI from the coding sequence ATGCCCAAACGTGAAAATATTTCGATGTCTGTTATCCGACGCCTGCCGCGGTACTACCGCTTTCTGAATCAGCTGAAGCGCGACGGTGTCACCCGCATTTCCTCTACGGAGCTTTCCGGAAAGCTGGGCTTGACCGCTTCGCAAATTCGGCAGGACTTAAACTGCTTCGGTGGTTTCGGTCAGCAGGGATACGGCTACATTGTCGAGCAGCTTGCCGCAGAAATCGGCCATATCCTCGGGGTAGAGCATAACTACCGCACCGTGCTGTTCGGCGCCGGCAATCTGGGGCGCGCCATCGCCGCGCACATGAACTTTGAGCAGCTCGGATTTGAACTAATCGGTATTTTTGATGACGCGCCGCAGAAAATCGGTACGGTGATTCGTGGAATGGAAGTTTTGAACACCGCTTGCTTTGAAAATTTCTGCAAAGAGAAAAAGCCTGAAATGGCCGTCCTCTGCATTCCGCGCACTGCTGTGGAAGCAACGGTTGACCGGCTTTATCCACTGGGGATTCACAACTACTGGAACTTCAGCCATTACGACATCAACATGAAGTATCCGAATGCGGTTGTAGAAAACGTACATCTGAATGACAGCCTGCTGACGCTGTGCTACTGCATCAGCAACGCACCGGAAGCTCAAAAACCCCAAAAAGTGCAAATATAA
- a CDS encoding ClpP family protease, which yields MQAQDERETADTDADEPFSDAGTIVAGSGNHTIHCLTIIGQIEGHTLLPSSSKTTKYEHVIPQLVEIEEDEKTDGLLILLNTVGGDVEAGLALAELVASMTKPTVSLVLGGGHSIGVPLAVAAKRSFIVPSATMTVHPVRMNGLMLGVPQTMDYFQRMQERITQFVISNSHISQERFMQLAMNTKELVMDVGTVLDGEEAVREGLIDSLGGLSDAVKCLYGMIDRCRKKEKKTEKQTKAAKKSAKAHK from the coding sequence ATGCAGGCACAGGATGAGCGGGAAACAGCGGATACAGATGCCGATGAGCCTTTTTCAGATGCCGGCACCATTGTGGCCGGCAGCGGGAACCACACCATTCATTGCCTGACGATTATCGGTCAGATTGAAGGGCACACGCTTCTGCCCAGTTCCAGTAAAACCACGAAGTACGAGCACGTTATTCCGCAGCTTGTGGAAATCGAGGAGGACGAAAAAACCGATGGCCTGCTGATTCTGCTTAACACAGTCGGCGGGGATGTGGAGGCCGGTCTGGCTCTGGCAGAACTGGTGGCCAGCATGACCAAGCCCACGGTCAGTCTGGTGCTGGGCGGCGGGCACAGCATCGGTGTGCCGCTTGCGGTGGCTGCCAAGCGCAGCTTTATTGTGCCCAGCGCAACCATGACCGTGCACCCGGTGCGCATGAACGGTCTGATGCTGGGTGTTCCCCAGACCATGGATTATTTTCAGCGGATGCAGGAGCGCATCACACAATTCGTGATATCAAACAGCCACATTTCGCAGGAGCGCTTTATGCAGCTCGCCATGAACACTAAGGAGTTGGTCATGGATGTCGGAACGGTGCTGGATGGGGAAGAAGCAGTGCGCGAAGGACTGATTGACTCCCTCGGTGGTTTGTCCGATGCAGTCAAATGCCTGTACGGCATGATTGACCGCTGCAGAAAGAAAGAGAAAAAGACGGAAAAACAGACGAAAGCAGCGAAAAAGTCTGCGAAAGCACACAAGTGA
- a CDS encoding CTP synthase, whose translation MAAKYIFVTGGVVSGLGKGITAASLGRLLKARGLRVTMQKFDPYLNVDPGTMNPFQHGEVFVTDDGAETDLDLGHYERFIDESLTQNSNVTSGRIYYNVIQKERNGDYGGGTVQVIPHITNEIKERISAARDNVDVAIIEVGGTVGDIESQPFLEAIRQFATEEGRENCMFIHVTLVPYLNCSHEHKSKPTQHSVKELLSIGIQPDVIVLRSEKKIGEDIKKKIALFCNVREDCVIENLDLPLLYEVPLALRDEKLDEIVCRRLALDTRGPDLADWISMVHTALSMTDSVNIALVGKYVELHDAYLSVAEALTHGGIGNNVKVNVQWIDSEKITPENVADILKDADGVLVPGGFGERGIEGMITAIHWARVNRVPLLGICLGMQLCIVEYARNVMGIADANSAEFDPQSKNHVIDLMPEQKDVEQLGGTMRLGKYPCKLTSGTLAWRLYNQEPLVYERHRHRFEVNNEYRSRMEEAGVTFAGKSPDDRIVEMMEVDANPFFIGSQFHPEFKSRPNRPHPLFKGLVGAAKAYQAEKK comes from the coding sequence ATGGCAGCAAAATATATCTTTGTCACAGGCGGTGTCGTTTCAGGATTGGGAAAGGGAATTACAGCTGCTTCCCTTGGCCGTTTACTGAAAGCGCGCGGTCTGCGTGTTACCATGCAGAAATTTGACCCTTACCTGAATGTGGACCCAGGTACCATGAATCCGTTTCAGCATGGTGAAGTTTTCGTGACGGATGACGGCGCGGAAACTGATTTGGATTTGGGGCACTACGAGCGGTTTATTGACGAAAGCCTGACGCAGAACAGCAATGTTACCTCCGGACGTATTTACTACAACGTGATTCAGAAAGAGCGCAACGGTGACTACGGCGGGGGCACCGTACAGGTTATTCCGCACATCACCAACGAAATTAAGGAGCGCATTTCTGCCGCGCGGGACAACGTTGATGTGGCAATCATCGAAGTTGGCGGTACTGTCGGCGATATCGAAAGTCAGCCTTTTTTGGAGGCCATTCGCCAGTTTGCAACCGAAGAGGGCCGCGAAAACTGTATGTTCATCCATGTTACGCTGGTTCCATATCTGAACTGTTCCCATGAGCATAAATCTAAACCAACGCAGCACAGCGTTAAGGAGCTGCTTTCTATCGGCATTCAGCCGGATGTGATTGTGCTGCGCTCCGAAAAGAAAATCGGCGAGGATATCAAAAAGAAAATCGCGCTGTTCTGCAATGTGCGTGAAGACTGCGTGATTGAGAACCTGGACTTGCCGCTTTTATATGAAGTTCCGCTTGCGCTGCGCGATGAAAAGCTAGACGAAATTGTCTGCCGTCGCCTGGCGCTGGATACGCGCGGGCCGGATCTTGCGGACTGGATCAGCATGGTGCACACGGCGCTTTCTATGACCGACAGTGTCAACATTGCTCTGGTTGGCAAGTATGTGGAACTGCATGATGCCTATCTCAGCGTTGCAGAAGCGCTCACGCATGGCGGGATTGGCAACAATGTCAAGGTCAATGTGCAGTGGATTGACTCCGAAAAAATCACGCCGGAGAATGTGGCGGATATTCTGAAAGACGCAGACGGTGTTTTGGTGCCGGGCGGCTTTGGCGAGCGCGGCATTGAGGGCATGATCACCGCGATTCATTGGGCGCGTGTCAATCGGGTGCCGCTGCTGGGCATCTGCTTGGGTATGCAGCTCTGCATTGTGGAGTACGCACGCAACGTGATGGGAATTGCGGACGCGAATTCGGCAGAGTTTGATCCACAGAGCAAAAATCATGTCATTGACCTGATGCCGGAGCAGAAGGACGTAGAGCAGTTGGGCGGCACCATGCGCCTGGGCAAATATCCGTGCAAGCTTACCTCCGGCACGCTGGCGTGGCGGCTTTACAACCAGGAGCCTCTGGTTTACGAGCGCCATCGTCACCGCTTTGAAGTTAACAACGAGTACCGCAGCCGTATGGAAGAAGCGGGTGTAACCTTCGCCGGCAAGAGCCCGGATGACCGCATTGTAGAGATGATGGAAGTAGACGCCAATCCGTTCTTTATCGGCAGCCAATTTCATCCAGAATTTAAGTCCCGCCCAAACCGCCCGCATCCGCTGTTTAAAGGTCTGGTGGGGGCAGCAAAGGCATATCAGGCAGAAAAAAAATGA
- a CDS encoding DNA translocase FtsK, which translates to MAQKKTARSQKNRQAAKKPPQKQKQKSTSRAAARTPRQPRTPKPEQKPVNRRTPEADRQHRQTAAILLFALALFLFCVAVIPGVHIWLMLHHLVRGLFGVCALLWPVLLLYIAFSTAFERQGDALSAKVWLSAASIVLLCGTVTAFGTTGIPVDETFGAQLLILFESCKDGGGAGLIGGLIGLPLTVGLGQAGACIVLLLLLFVSLMLLTGTTLVRLWNGLKKPAQVVGQAVDTVRESRAETVQQKHHDWDIDIPLDDEGMPMHPVVQPPTPAAEAETQEPEKGSHFKEMLGGKSGSGRGRSVPPSAVVEKAVRREKKRPEEAAGGSPEQAAANYMERVKQQEKTQQQADSAEQETALSGSLQQAQDGGYHTPPVSMLEAAAMPDASTVQQELQVNGQQLVQVLHSFGVSTKIVDISRGPSVTRYELQPAAGVKISKITNLADDIAMNLAASGVRIEAPIPGKAAVGIEVPNKQKSIVRMRDLIESNAFLTAKSKLTVCLGRDIAGAAKVADLAKMPHLLIAGTTGSGKSVCLNSFIVSLLYKSAPEDVRFLMIDPKVVELSVYNGIPQLLVPVVTDPRKAAGALGWAVTEMLKRYKIFAEYNVRDIKSYNAMASQHGFVTEDGQPMDRMPQIVIFIEELADLMMAAPNEVEDSICRLAQMARAAGMHLVIATQRPSVDVVTGLIKANIPSRIALSVSSQVDSRTIIDTGGAEKLLGNGDMLFSPVGAQKPVRVQGAFVSDGEIESIVEFIKKSQEPGYDPAIAEEIEKNAVADKKDTGPAPEADTDPLLEDAVKCVVEAGQASTSLLQRRLRLGYARAGRIVDQMEQLGIVGPHEGSKPRQVLMTYQQWLERSMNAQAPADSEAPEKAVSNE; encoded by the coding sequence TTGGCACAGAAGAAGACAGCACGTTCACAGAAAAACAGGCAGGCAGCGAAAAAGCCGCCGCAGAAACAAAAACAGAAATCGACAAGCCGCGCGGCGGCTCGCACACCGCGGCAGCCCCGCACGCCAAAACCGGAGCAGAAGCCGGTTAACCGCCGCACACCGGAAGCAGACCGCCAGCACCGCCAGACAGCCGCCATTCTGCTGTTTGCACTGGCACTTTTCCTGTTTTGCGTGGCGGTCATACCGGGTGTACATATCTGGCTGATGCTGCACCACTTGGTGCGCGGCCTTTTCGGTGTCTGTGCGCTGCTTTGGCCGGTGCTTTTGCTGTACATTGCGTTTTCTACGGCGTTTGAACGGCAGGGGGATGCCCTCAGCGCAAAGGTCTGGCTTTCAGCGGCCTCCATTGTGCTGCTGTGCGGTACTGTCACCGCATTCGGCACAACGGGGATTCCCGTGGATGAAACGTTCGGCGCACAGCTGCTGATACTGTTTGAATCCTGTAAAGACGGCGGCGGCGCTGGCTTAATCGGCGGTCTTATCGGCTTGCCGCTGACAGTCGGGCTGGGGCAGGCGGGCGCCTGCATTGTACTGTTGCTGCTGCTGTTTGTTTCTCTAATGCTGCTGACCGGAACCACCTTGGTACGGTTGTGGAATGGCCTGAAAAAGCCTGCTCAGGTGGTTGGACAGGCAGTGGATACCGTTCGGGAAAGCCGGGCGGAAACGGTGCAGCAGAAACACCACGACTGGGATATCGATATTCCGTTGGACGATGAGGGAATGCCGATGCATCCGGTAGTACAGCCACCGACTCCGGCAGCGGAAGCAGAAACGCAGGAGCCGGAGAAAGGTTCTCACTTTAAGGAGATGCTCGGCGGAAAAAGCGGAAGCGGGCGCGGCAGGTCGGTGCCGCCCTCTGCTGTGGTCGAAAAGGCGGTGCGCCGGGAGAAGAAACGCCCCGAAGAAGCGGCCGGCGGCAGTCCGGAACAGGCCGCAGCAAATTATATGGAACGTGTCAAGCAGCAGGAAAAGACACAGCAGCAGGCGGATTCTGCCGAGCAGGAAACCGCGCTTTCCGGCAGCCTGCAGCAGGCGCAGGACGGCGGCTACCATACGCCGCCGGTTTCCATGCTGGAGGCTGCCGCCATGCCGGATGCCTCGACCGTTCAGCAGGAACTGCAGGTAAATGGGCAGCAGTTGGTGCAGGTTCTGCACAGCTTCGGCGTTTCGACGAAGATTGTTGACATCAGCCGCGGCCCGTCTGTTACGCGCTATGAACTGCAGCCGGCGGCAGGCGTAAAAATCAGCAAAATCACCAATCTGGCAGACGACATTGCCATGAACTTAGCAGCCTCCGGTGTGCGTATTGAAGCGCCAATTCCGGGAAAGGCGGCAGTCGGCATCGAGGTGCCGAACAAGCAGAAAAGCATTGTCCGTATGCGCGACCTGATAGAATCCAATGCGTTTCTGACCGCGAAAAGCAAGCTGACCGTTTGCCTTGGCCGCGACATTGCCGGTGCGGCGAAAGTGGCGGATCTGGCGAAAATGCCCCATTTGCTCATCGCCGGTACCACCGGCTCCGGCAAGTCCGTGTGTCTGAATTCTTTCATTGTCAGTCTGCTTTACAAATCCGCGCCGGAAGACGTGCGGTTTTTAATGATTGATCCGAAGGTTGTGGAACTTTCCGTTTACAATGGCATTCCGCAGCTTCTGGTGCCAGTTGTGACTGACCCGCGCAAAGCGGCCGGTGCGCTTGGCTGGGCGGTTACGGAGATGCTCAAGCGTTACAAAATTTTTGCGGAGTACAACGTCCGCGACATCAAGTCTTACAATGCCATGGCGTCGCAGCACGGGTTTGTAACAGAGGACGGTCAGCCAATGGACCGTATGCCGCAGATTGTGATTTTTATCGAAGAACTGGCTGACCTGATGATGGCCGCGCCCAATGAAGTGGAGGACAGCATCTGCCGTCTGGCGCAGATGGCGCGTGCTGCCGGTATGCATCTGGTCATCGCAACGCAGCGGCCGAGTGTGGACGTTGTGACCGGCTTGATTAAGGCAAACATTCCCAGCCGAATTGCGCTTTCTGTTTCTTCGCAGGTGGACAGCCGCACCATTATTGACACCGGCGGCGCCGAAAAGCTGCTGGGCAACGGCGATATGCTGTTTTCGCCGGTGGGTGCACAGAAGCCGGTGCGTGTGCAGGGCGCGTTTGTGAGTGACGGTGAAATCGAAAGCATTGTGGAGTTCATTAAAAAGTCGCAGGAGCCGGGCTACGACCCCGCTATTGCAGAGGAAATCGAGAAAAACGCGGTTGCGGACAAAAAGGACACCGGCCCTGCACCGGAAGCAGATACCGACCCACTGCTGGAAGACGCGGTCAAGTGTGTGGTGGAGGCGGGACAGGCGTCAACCTCCCTGCTGCAGCGCCGCCTGCGGTTGGGTTACGCGCGCGCAGGCCGCATTGTCGACCAGATGGAGCAGCTTGGCATTGTCGGGCCGCATGAGGGCAGCAAGCCACGCCAGGTGCTGATGACCTACCAGCAGTGGTTGGAACGCAGCATGAACGCGCAGGCGCCCGCAGACTCGGAAGCGCCCGAAAAGGCCGTTTCAAACGAATAA
- a CDS encoding NADP-dependent isocitrate dehydrogenase, translating to MDKIQMKTPLVEMDGDEMTRILWKMIKEILLEPYVDLKTEYYDLGLKHRDETADKVTVEAAQATKKYGVGVKCATITPNAARVKEYNLHQMWKSPNGTIRAILDGTVFRAPILVKGVTPFLPSWKKPITIARHAYGDLYKNVEMTVLAGAKAELVVTDKDGRETRQTIHTFDGAGIVQGQHNLDASIASFAHACFDYALTTKQDLWFSSKDTISKKYDHRFKDIFQEIFETEYQEKFKNAGITYFYTLIDDAVARVIRSEGGYIWACKNYDGDVMSDMVATAFGSLAMMTSVLVSPAGVYEYEAAHGTVQRHYYKYLKGEPTSTNSIATLFAWSGALKKRGELDALPRLQAFGEKLEKAALQTIADGVMTGDLYQLSSLPTKRKADTETFLKEIAARLEPLL from the coding sequence ATGGATAAAATACAAATGAAAACGCCGCTGGTCGAAATGGACGGCGACGAAATGACCCGCATCCTCTGGAAAATGATCAAGGAAATTCTGTTGGAGCCTTATGTTGACCTGAAAACGGAATACTACGACCTAGGGCTTAAGCACCGCGACGAAACTGCGGACAAGGTAACTGTGGAAGCTGCGCAGGCAACCAAAAAATACGGCGTTGGCGTTAAATGCGCAACCATTACGCCAAACGCCGCCCGCGTCAAAGAATACAACCTGCACCAGATGTGGAAAAGCCCGAACGGAACCATCCGCGCCATTCTGGACGGCACCGTGTTTCGTGCGCCGATTCTGGTAAAGGGAGTTACACCGTTCCTCCCAAGCTGGAAAAAGCCGATCACGATTGCCCGCCACGCTTACGGTGATCTCTATAAAAACGTGGAAATGACCGTACTCGCCGGCGCAAAAGCAGAACTGGTCGTAACGGACAAAGACGGTCGGGAAACCCGTCAGACCATTCATACCTTTGATGGCGCAGGCATCGTGCAGGGGCAGCACAACCTGGATGCTTCCATCGCCTCTTTCGCGCACGCCTGCTTCGACTATGCATTGACCACCAAGCAGGATTTGTGGTTTTCCTCCAAAGACACCATCTCCAAAAAATACGACCATCGATTTAAGGATATTTTCCAGGAAATCTTTGAAACGGAGTATCAGGAAAAGTTTAAAAACGCCGGCATTACGTACTTCTACACGCTGATTGATGATGCCGTTGCGCGTGTCATCCGCAGTGAGGGTGGCTACATCTGGGCGTGCAAGAACTACGACGGCGATGTCATGAGCGACATGGTGGCAACAGCCTTCGGCAGTTTGGCCATGATGACGAGCGTTCTGGTTTCCCCTGCCGGTGTTTACGAATATGAAGCCGCACACGGCACCGTGCAGCGTCACTACTATAAATACCTCAAGGGCGAGCCAACCAGCACCAACAGCATTGCCACGCTCTTTGCCTGGAGCGGTGCACTGAAAAAGCGCGGAGAACTGGACGCACTGCCCCGACTGCAGGCGTTTGGTGAAAAGTTGGAGAAAGCCGCGCTGCAGACCATTGCCGACGGTGTAATGACGGGCGACCTCTATCAGCTTTCCAGCCTGCCAACCAAGCGCAAAGCCGACACGGAAACCTTTCTGAAAGAAATTGCAGCGCGCCTGGAGCCGCTGCTGTGA
- the spoIIR gene encoding stage II sporulation protein R gives MKWKLWERAAAVGLILSLALSCTGTIAASEDIPSRVLRLHVLANSDSAADQALKLKVRDRILKDSGVWFTNADTRAQAEAQAQAHLSDLQRQAEDELRQNGCHDRVRVSLEDTWFPTRQYGKLTFPAGTYRALRVVIGQGAGHNWWCVLFPALCLPTAEPKKDLDDVLTKPEEQLTGSQYRIQFKTVELYESLENWLKNLNF, from the coding sequence ATGAAATGGAAACTTTGGGAACGTGCGGCAGCTGTGGGGCTGATTCTGTCACTTGCGCTGAGCTGTACGGGCACCATTGCCGCCAGCGAGGATATTCCGAGCCGGGTGCTGCGACTGCACGTGTTGGCAAACAGTGACTCTGCCGCAGACCAGGCGCTCAAGCTCAAGGTGCGCGACCGGATTTTAAAGGACAGCGGCGTTTGGTTTACCAATGCTGACACACGGGCGCAGGCGGAAGCGCAGGCGCAGGCGCATTTGTCCGACCTGCAGCGGCAGGCGGAAGACGAGCTGCGGCAAAATGGCTGTCACGACCGCGTGCGCGTTTCTCTGGAGGATACATGGTTCCCAACGCGGCAGTATGGCAAGCTTACCTTTCCTGCCGGTACTTACCGCGCTCTGCGGGTTGTCATTGGGCAAGGTGCGGGGCACAACTGGTGGTGCGTGCTGTTTCCGGCGCTGTGCCTGCCCACCGCAGAACCCAAAAAAGATCTGGACGATGTGCTGACCAAGCCGGAGGAGCAGCTGACCGGCAGTCAATACCGGATTCAATTTAAAACGGTAGAGCTGTATGAATCTTTGGAAAACTGGCTGAAAAATTTGAATTTTTAA
- a CDS encoding DUF3006 domain-containing protein translates to MKKVSIDRFEGTLAICEDADGKFFGIESAELPQGAKEGTVLKIDDAEGTLAIDEEETARRRKKNARLQNDVFGGK, encoded by the coding sequence ATGAAAAAAGTGAGTATCGACCGCTTTGAGGGGACTTTGGCAATTTGTGAGGATGCAGACGGTAAGTTTTTCGGGATTGAAAGCGCCGAGCTGCCGCAGGGAGCCAAGGAGGGCACTGTCCTAAAAATTGATGATGCAGAGGGCACCCTTGCCATTGATGAGGAAGAAACCGCGCGCCGCCGCAAAAAAAATGCAAGACTGCAGAATGACGTTTTCGGCGGGAAATAA